In the genome of Candidatus Cloacimonadota bacterium, one region contains:
- a CDS encoding NADP-dependent malic enzyme: MAKLKLSLKNLDEVFPPDFTQEQMAKAKTLFLKRLAEKSHSYYGGKIQTAPKASVFGFNWFNVWYTPGVSKISTTIRDDNDTSFELTNRGNLVAVVSDSTRVLGDGDCTPPGGMGVMEGKAFLMKYLGGVDAVALCVDSYNEKGEHDPDKIIEFVKMVQPSFGAINLEDISQPNCYKVLDTLREECTIPVWHDDAQGTACVTLAGLVNALKLVSKKLSDVRIVHFGAGAANTTIARIEISAGANPENIIMFDSKGGLHKNREDLKADPRFYRKWDLCQITNPKCVSDFPDAIKNADVLIAVSTPGPDIIKQEWIKSMEEKPIVFACANPVPEIYPYAAKDAGAYIVATGRGDFSNQVNNSLGFPGILKGALMVRARKVTDKMAIAAAHSLANYAEKRGINPDNIIPKMDEPGVFPHEAADVAMQAIKDGVARIEITREQAYAKAETDIKYARGMTDMLTGKGFIKPPPEEMLQEALDWAVNEVK; encoded by the coding sequence ATGGCAAAACTAAAGTTAAGCCTAAAAAATCTGGATGAGGTGTTCCCACCTGATTTCACGCAGGAGCAAATGGCTAAAGCAAAAACGCTTTTTCTGAAAAGATTGGCTGAGAAGTCTCATAGTTACTATGGCGGAAAGATTCAGACTGCACCCAAAGCATCAGTCTTTGGATTCAACTGGTTCAATGTCTGGTATACACCCGGGGTTTCAAAAATATCAACAACAATACGAGATGATAATGACACCTCTTTTGAGCTTACCAACAGAGGAAATTTAGTTGCAGTTGTAAGCGATTCTACCCGTGTGCTTGGCGATGGAGATTGCACACCTCCAGGCGGAATGGGAGTGATGGAAGGGAAAGCATTCTTAATGAAATATCTAGGTGGCGTTGATGCTGTTGCTCTGTGTGTGGATAGCTATAATGAAAAAGGTGAACATGACCCAGACAAGATAATTGAATTTGTGAAAATGGTTCAACCTAGCTTTGGTGCCATTAATCTTGAGGATATTTCTCAACCTAATTGCTACAAAGTTCTTGATACTTTGCGAGAAGAGTGTACTATTCCTGTCTGGCATGATGATGCGCAGGGAACCGCGTGCGTTACACTTGCAGGTTTGGTAAATGCACTTAAACTTGTAAGCAAAAAATTATCTGATGTAAGGATTGTTCACTTTGGAGCCGGTGCTGCAAATACAACTATAGCCAGAATAGAGATATCAGCAGGAGCAAATCCTGAAAATATCATTATGTTTGATTCAAAAGGTGGGTTACACAAAAATCGGGAAGATTTAAAGGCAGACCCGAGATTCTATCGCAAATGGGATCTTTGCCAGATAACAAATCCTAAATGTGTAAGTGATTTCCCCGATGCGATAAAAAATGCAGATGTTTTAATTGCTGTTTCAACTCCAGGACCTGATATAATTAAGCAAGAATGGATTAAATCTATGGAAGAAAAACCTATTGTCTTTGCCTGTGCAAATCCTGTTCCAGAAATTTATCCTTATGCTGCAAAAGATGCGGGAGCATATATTGTTGCAACCGGACGAGGTGATTTCTCTAATCAGGTTAATAATTCCCTCGGATTTCCTGGCATTCTTAAAGGTGCTTTGATGGTTAGGGCAAGAAAAGTGACAGATAAAATGGCTATTGCAGCTGCCCATTCTCTTGCAAATTATGCTGAAAAAAGAGGAATAAATCCTGATAATATCATACCAAAGATGGATGAGCCTGGAGTATTCCCTCATGAAGCTGCGGATGTTGCAATGCAAGCTATTAAAGATGGTGTTGCCAGAATTGAAATTACAAGGGAACAAGCTTATGCAAAAGCAGAAACAGATATAAAGTATGCCAGAGGGATGACGGATATGTTGACGGGCAAAGGCTTTATTAAACCGCCACCTGAAGAGATGCTTCAAGAAGCACTTGATTGGGCTGTAAATGAGGTTAAATGA
- a CDS encoding 2-oxoacid:acceptor oxidoreductase family protein, translating into MKTQIRLSGSGGQGLILGGILLAEAAILDRKHALQSQSYGPESRGGSSRADVIISDEIIYFPRAVSLDILLCLSQEAADKFIDKLKPTGTFIYDSSRISINPIEGKAIGIPFTELAIKKFKTAIVTNIIVLAFTCKITNVVSLNALKKALKKRIRPKYVQLNLKAVRLAVKLAEKYLGS; encoded by the coding sequence ATGAAAACACAAATTAGATTAAGTGGTAGTGGGGGACAGGGATTAATTCTTGGTGGAATACTTTTGGCCGAGGCAGCTATTCTGGATAGAAAACATGCTTTGCAATCCCAAAGCTATGGACCTGAATCCAGAGGAGGTTCAAGCCGTGCTGATGTTATTATAAGTGATGAAATAATCTATTTCCCAAGAGCTGTTAGTCTGGATATTCTGCTATGCCTTTCTCAAGAAGCTGCTGATAAGTTTATAGATAAGTTAAAACCTACAGGAACTTTTATTTACGATTCATCACGAATCAGCATCAATCCTATTGAAGGCAAAGCTATTGGGATTCCATTTACTGAATTGGCAATCAAAAAATTTAAAACTGCAATTGTTACAAATATTATTGTATTAGCATTTACCTGTAAAATTACTAATGTTGTTTCGCTAAATGCTCTTAAGAAAGCCTTGAAAAAAAGAATTAGACCAAAATATGTTCAATTGAATCTTAAGGCTGTTCGGTTAGCCGTTAAACTTGCTGAGAAGTATTTAGGCTCATAA
- a CDS encoding thiamine pyrophosphate-dependent enzyme — MKNIPQKVIHQYLRHRKKFPHVWCQGCGNGTILGDLLRAIYNLGIEKDNIAMVSGIGCSSRMPVYVDFNTLHTTHGRAIAFATGIKLSKPEMNVIVITGDGDAAAIGGNHLIHAARRNINLTIIIINNNIYGMTGGQCSPTTPSGKYASTAPYGALEPTFDLCDLARSAGASFVARTTAYHTTEAREIFEKAILKKGCSIVDVISQCPISYGKLNNFGSAVEMLKWQRDNTIPISAVSKLSPEKIKGKIVRGILYDTDKPEFTEEYDKLITHLAGELNISNNKSINKKVTGKAN, encoded by the coding sequence ATGAAAAATATTCCGCAGAAAGTTATTCATCAGTATCTCAGACATCGTAAAAAGTTTCCTCATGTCTGGTGTCAAGGATGTGGAAATGGAACAATTCTTGGTGACCTTCTACGAGCAATCTACAATTTAGGAATTGAAAAGGATAATATTGCTATGGTCTCTGGAATTGGATGCTCAAGCAGAATGCCAGTATATGTTGATTTTAATACACTTCATACTACGCATGGGAGAGCAATTGCATTTGCCACTGGAATAAAACTATCAAAACCCGAGATGAATGTAATAGTTATTACTGGAGATGGAGATGCTGCAGCCATTGGAGGGAATCATCTAATTCATGCTGCAAGAAGAAATATTAACCTGACAATAATCATTATCAATAATAATATTTATGGAATGACAGGTGGGCAATGTTCTCCGACAACGCCTTCGGGAAAATATGCTTCCACAGCTCCCTATGGTGCACTTGAACCGACTTTTGATCTTTGTGATCTGGCTCGTAGTGCCGGTGCAAGTTTCGTAGCACGAACTACTGCATATCATACAACAGAGGCAAGAGAAATTTTTGAAAAGGCAATTCTAAAGAAAGGTTGTTCCATCGTTGATGTTATTTCTCAATGTCCAATATCATATGGAAAGTTAAATAATTTTGGTTCTGCAGTTGAAATGTTAAAATGGCAGCGAGATAATACAATTCCAATAAGTGCAGTTTCAAAACTTTCCCCCGAAAAAATAAAAGGAAAAATTGTCAGAGGAATTCTTTATGATACTGATAAACCAGAGTTTACTGAAGAGTATGATAAATTGATAACTCACTTAGCCGGCGAATTAAATATTTCTAATAACAAAAGTATTAATAAGAAAGTTACTGGCAAGGCGAATTAA
- a CDS encoding 4Fe-4S binding protein yields MKKNSQGKIIKESDTLEIVKVKESKVDDAGDFQESPVFIYYEWCKKCGICVAFCPTGTLANREDGAPYVKYPEKCIHCERCDMLCPDYAITGAAKGERRANVKR; encoded by the coding sequence ATGAAAAAGAATTCTCAAGGAAAGATTATTAAAGAGAGCGATACTCTTGAAATAGTGAAAGTTAAAGAGTCTAAGGTAGATGATGCGGGTGATTTTCAGGAATCCCCGGTTTTTATTTATTATGAATGGTGCAAGAAATGTGGAATCTGCGTTGCTTTTTGTCCTACTGGAACATTGGCAAACCGAGAAGACGGAGCACCTTATGTGAAGTATCCTGAAAAATGTATTCATTGTGAAAGATGTGATATGCTTTGTCCTGATTATGCAATAACTGGAGCTGCTAAAGGTGAGAGGAGAGCTAATGTCAAAAGGTAG
- a CDS encoding nucleotidyltransferase yields MDTEKLLKLLKENKADFVIIGATAFPVYGYSRATLDLDIFIRPTRENVERVMKSLEEFGYDISDVSVKDFLEKKILIRQYILETDIHPFVAGVEFEDVWKTKVKDKIGNVEVYFASLDNLIKMKKSAGRAKDIEDLKYLERIKELKHK; encoded by the coding sequence ATGGATACCGAAAAGCTTTTGAAATTATTAAAAGAAAATAAAGCTGATTTTGTCATTATCGGAGCTACTGCTTTCCCTGTTTATGGCTATTCAAGAGCAACTCTTGATTTGGATATTTTCATCAGACCTACAAGGGAGAATGTGGAAAGAGTTATGAAAAGTCTTGAAGAGTTTGGATACGATATATCTGATGTAAGTGTTAAGGACTTTTTGGAAAAGAAAATTTTAATAAGACAATATATTTTGGAAACAGATATTCATCCATTTGTAGCAGGTGTAGAATTTGAAGATGTTTGGAAAACTAAAGTAAAGGATAAAATTGGAAATGTTGAGGTATATTTTGCATCATTGGATAATTTGATTAAAATGAAAAAATCTGCAGGAAGAGCAAAAGATATTGAAGATTTAAAATATTTAGAGAGAATTAAAGAACTAAAACATAAATAA
- a CDS encoding efflux RND transporter periplasmic adaptor subunit, whose product MKKFVWVVVIIVVVVILILVLSSGKKKEISKNKFDGNNTVIAKLGDISIILDEVGEIMPIKEVNVKSKISGKIKKLYVEEGELIHEGAIIAEVEPDMQQAQTLSRIKSNLQIAQIELETAQKNFNSDKKLYEKNFISDNEWLESQNALKRAKINYQSALEQYQLIQEIGITEENLKITAPVSGTIISKNVEEGEMVVSSESYSGGTVILTIADLSKMIILAEINEIDIGKISISQPVDISIEAFSDADYKGKITHIAPMAKIGNNNIRVFEIKISIENLTPNLRPGMSANVTIIGRTSKDVVTVPIQAIFQDENGNNIVYKVKSDTLITPQIVKTGINDLEKVEIIEGIAVGDTISLKEKPKTDSENDKRRRGRIKVK is encoded by the coding sequence ATGAAGAAATTTGTTTGGGTTGTAGTTATTATAGTTGTAGTTGTTATTTTGATTTTAGTGCTTTCAAGTGGGAAGAAGAAAGAAATATCAAAAAACAAGTTTGATGGTAATAATACAGTGATTGCCAAACTTGGTGATATTTCTATAATTCTTGATGAAGTTGGTGAAATAATGCCAATAAAAGAGGTAAATGTTAAATCAAAAATTAGTGGAAAGATTAAAAAATTGTATGTTGAAGAAGGCGAGCTAATTCATGAAGGTGCTATCATTGCAGAGGTTGAACCTGATATGCAGCAAGCACAAACTTTATCCAGAATTAAAAGTAATCTTCAGATAGCACAGATTGAATTGGAAACTGCGCAGAAAAATTTTAACTCTGATAAAAAATTGTATGAAAAGAATTTTATATCAGACAATGAATGGCTTGAATCTCAGAATGCTCTAAAGAGAGCAAAGATAAACTATCAATCCGCATTAGAGCAATATCAATTAATACAAGAGATTGGCATTACAGAAGAAAATCTAAAAATTACTGCCCCGGTTTCAGGAACCATTATCAGCAAAAATGTAGAAGAAGGCGAGATGGTGGTTTCCAGTGAATCTTATTCTGGTGGAACAGTGATATTGACCATTGCTGATTTATCAAAAATGATTATTCTTGCTGAAATTAACGAGATTGATATTGGTAAAATATCTATAAGCCAACCCGTTGATATTTCAATAGAGGCTTTCTCTGATGCTGATTACAAAGGAAAGATAACTCATATTGCGCCAATGGCTAAGATTGGAAATAATAATATCCGTGTGTTTGAGATTAAAATTTCTATAGAAAATTTAACTCCAAATCTCAGGCCTGGTATGAGTGCGAATGTTACAATAATTGGCAGAACAAGTAAAGATGTTGTTACAGTTCCGATTCAGGCAATCTTCCAGGATGAGAATGGAAACAATATCGTATATAAAGTAAAATCAGATACATTGATTACTCCGCAAATTGTAAAAACCGGTATTAATGACCTTGAAAAAGTAGAAATAATTGAAGGAATTGCAGTTGGTGATACTATATCGTTAAAAGAAAAACCGAAAACAGATTCTGAAAATGATAAAAGAAGAAGAGGGAGAATAAAGGTAAAATAA
- a CDS encoding 2-oxoacid:acceptor oxidoreductase subunit alpha, translating to MSKGRKPKSKPVLMQGNAAVAFGALDAGMRFFGGYPITPSTEIAEILSAELPKYGGKFIQMEDELASMACILGASIAGMKSMTATSGPGFSLMQENIGYGMIAEIPCVVVNVQRGGPSTGLPTSPAQGDIMQARWGTHGDHPVIALYPNSVLECYELTIRAFNLAEKYRTPVILLLDEVLAHMRESVILPPKEKLRIINRIKPNVPPEWYKHYKNEPKYISPLANFGEGYRFHITGLAHDENGFPTQVPREVEAMMNRLLKKITDNLDDIIQIEAFEMEDAEIAIFAAGIVARSAKEAIIKAREKGIKVGLIRPLTIWPFPDLDVEMMLENTKAVIIAEMNQGQLINEIKRVTKYEHHSKFIKLQKYNGLIITPDEILDKIAEVK from the coding sequence ATGTCAAAAGGTAGAAAGCCAAAAAGTAAGCCTGTATTAATGCAAGGAAATGCAGCTGTTGCTTTTGGAGCATTGGATGCTGGAATGCGGTTCTTTGGTGGATATCCCATTACTCCCTCAACCGAGATTGCAGAAATCCTTTCAGCAGAATTGCCTAAATATGGAGGCAAGTTTATTCAGATGGAGGATGAACTCGCAAGTATGGCTTGTATTCTTGGCGCAAGTATTGCTGGGATGAAATCGATGACTGCTACCAGCGGACCAGGTTTCTCTCTTATGCAAGAGAATATTGGTTATGGTATGATTGCAGAAATTCCTTGTGTGGTGGTTAATGTGCAGAGAGGTGGTCCGAGCACAGGTTTGCCTACAAGCCCAGCTCAAGGTGATATTATGCAAGCACGATGGGGCACACATGGAGATCATCCTGTAATTGCTCTTTACCCTAATTCAGTTCTGGAATGTTATGAGCTCACTATCCGGGCATTTAATCTTGCTGAAAAGTATCGCACACCTGTAATTCTTTTATTGGATGAAGTTTTAGCTCACATGCGGGAATCTGTTATCCTCCCTCCAAAAGAAAAATTAAGAATAATAAATCGTATTAAACCTAATGTGCCTCCAGAATGGTATAAGCATTACAAAAATGAACCAAAATATATTTCACCTCTTGCAAACTTTGGTGAAGGTTATCGTTTTCATATTACAGGACTTGCTCATGATGAAAATGGTTTCCCAACTCAAGTGCCCCGGGAAGTTGAAGCAATGATGAACCGCCTATTAAAAAAAATAACTGATAATCTTGATGATATTATTCAGATTGAGGCATTTGAAATGGAAGACGCCGAGATAGCCATCTTTGCTGCAGGTATTGTTGCTCGTTCAGCTAAAGAAGCTATTATAAAAGCAAGAGAAAAAGGTATCAAAGTGGGTTTGATTAGACCCCTTACTATCTGGCCCTTTCCAGACTTAGATGTTGAAATGATGTTAGAAAATACTAAAGCTGTTATTATTGCTGAGATGAATCAAGGACAGCTAATTAACGAAATTAAAAGGGTTACGAAATACGAGCACCATTCAAAGTTTATTAAATTGCAAAAATATAATGGATTGATTATTACACCAGATGAAATTTTAGATAAAATTGCAGAGGTTAAATGA
- a CDS encoding TolC family protein codes for MKKILISIIILSLPTSIPAKTFDIHQVISIGLKNSYDISCQNYNLQTSKQNLYSSYLTILPSVKYSISSIESKNSSIKSGNISLSESISLNDWRYFDIKKGTSALKQREIELQLTRRNFIYNIIQYYIDVLQNKKLLELAAQEVKIAKRNLEETKILLDHGKVSELELQQVEISLSRTLIDSLKAWNNLINSKMELCFAINIEYNNIYDFTEFDYEFFTPEDFMFSEGKILSIAYEKENSKQARRDYNQNKLSFLPTLSFSVNKDLGWEEKSIFDFERSSNPIKYSLSLSYPLLSPITNLPTHKKHKYQLNKAVLQLNNTIKENKKDFNFALMNFKQSKEYFSLSKKQEELEKIHFEIVNERYRLGQSDLTELENARKELFQIKNEKIQSYYNLILFQEQLNLICNNKMLKEY; via the coding sequence ATGAAAAAAATCTTAATATCCATAATAATTTTGTCGTTACCAACATCTATTCCTGCTAAAACTTTTGATATTCATCAAGTTATCTCAATTGGATTGAAAAATTCATATGATATAAGTTGTCAAAACTATAATCTTCAGACTTCTAAGCAGAATCTATATTCCTCTTATTTAACAATTCTTCCTTCTGTAAAATATTCAATTTCAAGTATAGAATCAAAAAATAGTTCAATTAAATCTGGTAATATTTCACTCTCTGAATCTATTTCGCTAAATGATTGGAGATATTTTGATATTAAAAAAGGCACATCGGCTTTAAAGCAAAGAGAAATTGAATTACAACTCACCAGAAGAAATTTTATTTATAATATTATTCAGTATTATATTGATGTTCTACAGAATAAAAAATTGCTTGAATTAGCCGCGCAGGAAGTAAAAATTGCTAAAAGAAATCTTGAAGAAACCAAAATTCTTTTGGACCACGGTAAAGTTTCCGAATTGGAATTGCAACAAGTAGAAATAAGTCTATCACGCACACTCATTGATTCGCTTAAAGCCTGGAATAATCTTATAAATAGTAAAATGGAGCTATGCTTTGCTATAAATATTGAATATAACAATATTTATGATTTTACTGAATTTGATTATGAATTTTTCACCCCGGAGGATTTTATGTTTTCTGAAGGTAAAATACTTAGCATAGCCTATGAGAAGGAGAATTCCAAGCAAGCCAGGAGAGATTATAATCAAAATAAGTTGTCTTTTTTGCCTACCCTTTCTTTCTCAGTTAATAAAGACTTAGGCTGGGAAGAAAAAAGTATTTTTGATTTTGAGAGGTCATCTAATCCGATTAAATATTCTTTGTCTCTATCATATCCTTTACTAAGTCCAATTACAAATCTTCCAACTCATAAAAAACATAAGTATCAGTTAAATAAAGCTGTACTTCAGTTGAATAATACAATAAAGGAAAATAAGAAGGATTTTAATTTTGCACTAATGAATTTTAAGCAGTCAAAAGAATATTTTTCGTTGTCAAAAAAGCAGGAGGAACTGGAGAAAATTCATTTTGAGATAGTAAATGAAAGATACAGATTGGGACAATCGGATTTAACCGAACTGGAAAATGCCAGAAAAGAGTTGTTTCAAATCAAAAATGAAAAAATTCAAAGTTATTATAATTTAATCCTTTTTCAAGAACAGCTAAATCTAATATGTAATAATAAAATGTTAAAAGAATATTAA
- the mce gene encoding methylmalonyl-CoA epimerase has translation MKKIDHVGIAVKNLDEAINTYKKLGFTVSDIEEVPSQKVRVAFMKIGNSRIELLEPSRTDSPISKFLQKHGQGIHHLAIEVEDIEKKIESLESSRVNLIYKIPRQGAHGVKMTFVHPKSTNGVLLELCQYL, from the coding sequence ATGAAAAAAATTGACCATGTTGGCATCGCTGTAAAAAATCTTGACGAAGCAATAAACACTTATAAAAAGTTAGGTTTTACAGTTTCAGATATTGAGGAAGTTCCTTCTCAAAAGGTGCGGGTAGCGTTTATGAAAATTGGAAACAGCAGAATTGAGTTACTTGAACCGAGCAGGACAGATAGTCCAATTTCAAAATTCCTTCAAAAACATGGACAAGGAATACATCATTTGGCTATAGAAGTTGAAGATATTGAGAAAAAGATAGAATCTTTAGAAAGTTCTAGAGTCAATTTGATATACAAGATTCCAAGACAAGGTGCTCATGGGGTCAAAATGACATTTGTTCATCCAAAATCTACGAATGGCGTCTTGCTTGAACTGTGTCAATATCTGTAG
- a CDS encoding C10 family peptidase, whose amino-acid sequence MKKIYYIFLFLILLPICLSANPVTDDDVEQAVKTQLAYKNKSVEYSIAEISVIEDENNQTKLCFIADLQPKGFIALSSDTDITPIIAYSFRTDLVKDDENLLYYMIKKDMEFRLKAKSQFTSEKIATNNMLWNNYISENIEELKTKDFQQWPEPGSTSTSGWIETTWNQSYPYNMFCPIDPNTGSRCVVGCVATAMSMLINYHKYVGDVSFNYSADNYWTNGIHIDSDSTLYDFPSFNALNIYLDTLKIHYQHNIPLTDEDTAALCFGCGISVHMWYSSSGSGANTSNVDDALLDKFGYDSAMWKDSWEPFFYDSLSTNMMTAKPAELAIYQSGGAGGHAINCDGYNTDDYYHLNFGWGSSNPGGPNTINAWYSLPQGMPVGYCIVGGAVLDVEGGDRPVTVSGTIYSDGVNPIGTHITFQGDYSYSTTVEDSNGFYQIPIVFPGYYTASALLGRLYYQTKEVYIDSIHTVVDFNLFNYESVTGVVSVEGGADPTGTIINFVGDYNYSTVVDSSNGEYEILDVMPGHYTATANLNRIYYQTKEVDIDSTNMIIDFDLANYNYQSVLKYCGDPSILLELPYEYTLQIAVRFTDEELGDNVGDIIGKVSFYSPTASDFCVITIKIYEGGSPDNPPGELVYEAPMGVFPANTWVEHFLDIPIEIKPQTEYWVGYEIYTLNGKVGWMDEGPMEPDKGAWICPSGWMCLSVNPELDRNWLIEMTLFSTTSVDSHPSSISNEFIMQNYPNPFSSSTAISFLATDLHRSAQIRIYNIKGQLVKKLKIGEAIWDGKDETGKQVLSGIYFYQASIGEVKSQLKKMLLLR is encoded by the coding sequence ATGAAAAAGATATATTACATATTTCTGTTTTTAATACTCTTGCCGATTTGTTTATCAGCAAATCCAGTCACAGATGATGATGTTGAACAGGCTGTAAAAACGCAGCTTGCTTATAAAAATAAATCGGTTGAATATTCAATCGCAGAAATTTCTGTTATTGAAGACGAAAATAATCAGACAAAACTGTGTTTTATCGCAGACCTCCAGCCTAAAGGGTTTATTGCTCTTTCTTCAGACACCGATATTACTCCAATTATTGCATATTCATTCAGGACAGATTTAGTCAAAGACGATGAAAATCTTCTTTATTATATGATAAAAAAAGATATGGAATTCAGATTAAAAGCAAAGTCCCAATTCACTTCTGAGAAGATAGCCACCAATAATATGCTTTGGAATAATTATATTTCTGAAAATATTGAAGAGCTAAAGACCAAAGACTTCCAACAGTGGCCTGAGCCAGGAAGTACTTCCACAAGCGGTTGGATTGAAACTACATGGAACCAAAGCTATCCATACAATATGTTCTGTCCAATTGATCCAAATACTGGTAGCAGATGCGTCGTGGGCTGTGTCGCAACTGCTATGTCTATGCTAATAAATTATCATAAATATGTTGGCGATGTGAGCTTTAATTACTCCGCAGACAATTATTGGACTAATGGGATACATATAGATTCTGATAGTACTCTTTATGACTTTCCAAGTTTTAATGCCTTAAATATATATCTTGATACATTAAAAATACATTATCAGCATAATATTCCTCTAACAGATGAAGATACAGCAGCTTTATGTTTTGGTTGTGGAATATCAGTTCATATGTGGTATAGTTCTTCTGGTTCCGGAGCAAACACCAGTAATGTAGATGATGCATTACTTGATAAATTTGGTTACGATTCTGCAATGTGGAAGGATTCATGGGAGCCATTTTTCTATGATTCGTTAAGTACTAATATGATGACCGCAAAACCAGCAGAATTAGCGATATACCAATCAGGGGGTGCTGGCGGACATGCTATAAATTGTGATGGATACAATACAGATGATTATTACCATCTAAATTTCGGATGGGGTTCAAGTAATCCTGGAGGACCAAATACAATCAATGCCTGGTACTCTTTACCCCAAGGTATGCCAGTAGGATATTGTATTGTTGGTGGCGCTGTCCTTGATGTTGAAGGTGGAGATAGACCTGTAACCGTATCAGGAACAATCTATTCAGATGGAGTAAATCCAATTGGCACACACATTACTTTTCAAGGCGATTATAGTTATTCAACTACTGTTGAAGATTCAAATGGTTTTTATCAAATACCTATAGTATTTCCAGGATATTACACTGCAAGTGCACTTTTGGGAAGACTATATTATCAAACAAAAGAAGTTTATATTGATTCAATCCATACAGTAGTTGACTTTAATTTGTTTAATTATGAAAGTGTTACAGGTGTGGTTTCTGTAGAAGGTGGCGCTGACCCAACTGGCACAATCATAAATTTTGTTGGCGATTACAATTACTCTACAGTAGTTGATAGTTCTAATGGAGAATATGAAATCTTAGATGTTATGCCAGGACATTATACCGCTACGGCAAACCTTAATAGGATTTATTATCAAACAAAAGAGGTTGATATTGATAGTACCAATATGATAATTGATTTTGATTTGGCAAATTACAACTACCAATCAGTATTGAAGTATTGTGGAGACCCATCTATTTTACTTGAGCTGCCGTATGAATATACTTTGCAAATTGCTGTTAGATTTACCGACGAGGAACTCGGAGATAATGTTGGAGATATAATTGGCAAGGTTTCATTTTATTCTCCAACAGCATCTGATTTTTGCGTAATTACTATTAAAATTTATGAAGGAGGGTCACCTGATAACCCACCAGGGGAATTAGTATATGAAGCACCTATGGGAGTTTTTCCTGCTAATACATGGGTAGAGCATTTTCTTGATATTCCAATTGAGATTAAACCGCAAACTGAATATTGGGTAGGGTATGAGATTTATACTTTAAATGGCAAAGTTGGGTGGATGGATGAAGGACCTATGGAACCTGATAAAGGAGCTTGGATATGTCCATCTGGTTGGATGTGCTTGTCAGTAAATCCTGAATTGGATAGAAATTGGCTTATTGAAATGACATTATTTTCAACCACATCCGTAGATTCACATCCATCAAGTATTTCTAATGAGTTTATTATGCAGAATTATCCTAATCCATTCAGCAGTTCCACCGCTATATCTTTTTTAGCCACAGATTTACACAGATCGGCACAGATAAGAATTTATAATATTAAAGGGCAACTTGTAAAAAAATTAAAAATTGGCGAAGCTATCTGGGATGGGAAAGATGAGACTGGTAAACAAGTTTTAAGTGGAATCTATTTTTATCAAGCGTCCATTGGAGAAGTTAAATCTCAATTAAAAAAAATGTTGCTATTGAGATAA
- a CDS encoding four helix bundle protein, which produces MANKKKFDLKERTAKFGEDIIGFAKKIPNPRFNRGPIILPLITQLVKAGTSVGANYCEADCAESKKDFEHKIGICKKESKESKYWFRVIAKAVLQLKDKAKIYWKEAIELNLIFSSIIIKSKQKK; this is translated from the coding sequence ATGGCAAATAAAAAGAAATTCGATTTAAAGGAGAGAACTGCAAAATTTGGTGAGGATATTATTGGATTCGCTAAAAAAATCCCCAATCCCCGATTTAATCGGGGACCGATAATTCTACCTCTAATTACTCAATTAGTTAAAGCGGGTACAAGTGTTGGTGCTAATTATTGCGAAGCTGATTGTGCTGAATCAAAAAAGGATTTTGAGCATAAAATAGGAATTTGCAAAAAAGAATCAAAAGAATCAAAATATTGGTTTAGAGTGATTGCAAAAGCAGTTCTACAGCTAAAAGATAAGGCAAAAATATATTGGAAAGAAGCTATTGAACTTAATTTAATTTTCTCATCAATTATCATTAAATCAAAGCAGAAAAAATAA